The following are encoded together in the Bradyrhizobium sp. CCGUVB1N3 genome:
- a CDS encoding methyl-accepting chemotaxis protein, translating into MWHNRISNLALALSIPAATVAANADALSIHFWSGLLVGGLMLVVSFATSTRRKTAAPTLDDVMAINAFESIKDGIAVFDSDKCVLSNDAAAHILGFSNWKEMRGLALAELSVDPQPNGKSVAQMFEETNKIIMQSGHIAIEWWLRRKDQTSIPVRTSLVVSQFEGRPIVVCGWQDITDLVRMREERLSLAKNFENDVSRVVDVLAGSMRHMQTVSLAITASTDDVCLRTEAMTGIVKKTEENSTAMSSAAQEFSASISEIGRQVSTAADISQTARIKTVHAEATLSELVASVTKISSVVQLIEGIASQTNLLALNATIEAARAGEAGRGFAVVASEVKNLAAQAANATSEVDVQILAIQERARLAAAAMADTAEIIDKMREISRSISAAIEQQSIVTNDISKSITHISADMREASRDIDRLSDASRASGSSADQVVDNVQELNNNIGSLQGQVSDFLVKIRA; encoded by the coding sequence ATGTGGCATAATCGAATATCAAATCTCGCGCTGGCGTTGTCTATCCCGGCAGCAACCGTCGCTGCCAATGCGGATGCGTTGTCAATTCACTTCTGGAGCGGGCTGCTTGTCGGTGGATTAATGTTGGTTGTTTCCTTCGCGACATCGACGCGAAGGAAGACCGCAGCACCGACCTTAGACGATGTGATGGCCATTAACGCCTTTGAGTCCATCAAGGATGGTATCGCAGTTTTTGACTCCGACAAGTGCGTCCTGAGCAACGATGCTGCAGCTCACATCCTTGGGTTTTCCAATTGGAAAGAGATGCGAGGGCTGGCACTTGCCGAGCTTTCGGTTGATCCGCAGCCGAACGGTAAGAGCGTTGCGCAGATGTTCGAAGAGACCAATAAAATCATCATGCAATCAGGCCATATCGCGATCGAGTGGTGGCTCCGCCGTAAGGATCAGACTTCCATTCCGGTCAGGACAAGTCTTGTGGTGTCTCAATTCGAAGGCCGCCCGATAGTCGTGTGTGGTTGGCAGGACATAACTGACCTGGTCCGTATGCGCGAGGAGCGGTTGAGCCTAGCTAAGAATTTCGAAAACGACGTGTCGCGTGTTGTCGATGTTTTGGCCGGCTCCATGCGTCACATGCAAACAGTCTCATTGGCAATTACGGCCTCCACAGACGATGTCTGTCTTCGTACTGAAGCTATGACCGGGATAGTGAAAAAGACCGAAGAAAACTCGACTGCCATGTCGTCAGCTGCCCAAGAATTCTCGGCCTCAATCTCGGAGATCGGTAGGCAAGTTTCGACCGCGGCGGACATTTCGCAAACTGCCCGCATTAAGACGGTGCACGCTGAGGCAACACTAAGTGAGCTTGTTGCGTCGGTGACAAAGATCAGTAGCGTCGTCCAGCTTATCGAGGGAATTGCATCGCAAACCAATTTGCTGGCGCTCAATGCGACTATCGAGGCCGCGCGAGCAGGCGAAGCGGGCAGAGGCTTTGCAGTGGTGGCGAGCGAAGTGAAGAATCTTGCTGCTCAGGCGGCAAACGCGACGAGCGAGGTCGATGTTCAGATACTTGCCATTCAGGAAAGGGCGAGACTGGCGGCTGCCGCGATGGCTGACACCGCTGAGATAATAGATAAGATGCGCGAGATCTCGCGCAGCATATCGGCGGCGATAGAGCAGCAATCGATTGTTACGAATGACATCTCAAAGAGCATCACACACATCAGTGCTGATATGCGAGAGGCATCCCGAGATATTGACCGACTGAGTGATGCATCGCGCGCCTCCGGCTCATCGGCTGACCAAGTCGTCGACAACGTCCAAGAGTTGAACAACAATATCGGTTCGTTGCAGGGACAGGTGAGCGATTTTCTGGTCAAGATACGAGCGTAA
- a CDS encoding VirK family protein, whose protein sequence is MQFSGRRLPILLSLFMAASMSTIAKADEPSPKYAEVLSALQGGKDVKLILDLSRCTTVDGGKPGPAVQGGLTISAFRVSDQRGISFANAHQTVDISGHPVTEYIRHSLSREGKLTVRASKLAAGAAEVVNQGDFVCELPDGAKFVW, encoded by the coding sequence ATGCAGTTCAGTGGCAGACGCCTGCCGATCCTGTTGTCCTTGTTTATGGCTGCCAGCATGAGCACGATCGCCAAGGCCGATGAGCCCTCGCCGAAATACGCCGAAGTGCTCAGTGCCCTGCAGGGCGGCAAGGATGTGAAGCTCATACTGGACCTCAGCCGCTGTACCACTGTCGATGGCGGCAAGCCCGGGCCGGCCGTGCAGGGCGGGTTGACTATCAGCGCCTTCAGGGTGAGCGACCAGCGCGGCATCAGCTTCGCCAATGCGCATCAAACCGTGGACATCTCCGGACACCCGGTTACGGAATACATTCGCCACAGCCTCAGCCGCGAAGGCAAGCTCACGGTGCGGGCCTCCAAGCTGGCGGCCGGGGCGGCCGAAGTCGTGAACCAGGGTGATTTTGTCTGCGAACTGCCGGACGGCGCGAAGTTCGTCTGGTAA